A stretch of DNA from Noviherbaspirillum sedimenti:
GGACCAGCACGGCCTGCGGCGTTTCGATGGCGGGCCCGGCAGCCTGCGCGCCTTCACCACCGGCAGCCAGGCCACCCTGAGTCGGGCATTCGACGCCCTGTTGCACCTGCGCCCGGAAGTCACGGCAATCGCGTCCGGCGCCAGCAACTGACCGCCAATCCGACGTTTTACAGAGAGTTTGCCAGACGCGCGTGAATTTTGTATAATGGCTGGCTGCAAGGGTGCTAATCACCTTGGCAAGCGTTTTTCAGTGGCGGCTGTAGCTCAGTTGGTAGAGTCCAGGATTGTGATTCCTGTTGTCGCGGGTTCGAGCCCCGTCGGTCGCCCCACCGGATCAAGCAAAAAGCCCATCTGCCAAGATGGGCTTTTTCTTTAAGCAGATTTGGCCCATGTAGCTCAGTGGCAGAGCACTCCCTTGGTAAGGGAGAGGTCGGCAGTTCAATCCTGCCCATGGGCACCAAGAAATACCAGCACTTAGTCCCGCCTTTCCCCTCCCTCACCTAGTAATCGAACGCGCTCCGATAAGGCAGGCTGTAGGTATTGCTGCGCGCCAGCATGGCGCGGTCGATATCGTCCCTGGATCGGACCGACAGGTCCTTGATGCTGTATTGCAGTTTGCTTGCGGCCGGCAAGGAGGCAACGAAGGGATAAGCATCGATATCGAAGGCAATCCCCCGTACGCCGGCCTGCGCCAAAGATGGCAGGATGTCGCGCCCGAAACGCTGGCAATCGGCGCGCTGCGGATTGCCAGCGCAGTCGAGGCCAAAATCGGCGGGAAGCGCGTAAAACAGCTGGTAGCCGGCGTTGGCGAGGCGCTGCAAATGCGCCTTGTCCAGCCCCTCGAAATGCGGGATTTCAAGCACGACCCGGGCGCGCTGCGCTGGCGCGAACAGGCGCTCCAGCCGGGCCTGCAGCAGGCCCAGGTTGCGGTTGTCGGGGTTACTGATCGCCAGCAGCATGTGGCCTTCCAGCGGCGGCCCGAAGCGGAGCATATCCTCCAGTTGCAGATGATTGTTTTTCTGCGGCGGACGGTAAGCGTACAGCTTGCCGGCATTCGCATCGATGGTGATATCGACTTCGACACACTTGAATATGCTGGCAGCTTCGCGATATTTCAGCAGGCTATTGGTGCGGTAGGCGCAAAACTTGTTTTTATCGGCGCCAGGAAAGGCATTGTAGATGCGACGCTTGCGGAAGTAGTCGTGGCCCTGGTTGAGCAGGGCATGGCGGGACGAAGCGTCCTCATCGTCGACCGCCAGGATGAACTGGTTGCCGCGAATATCGGTACGCCGCAAGGCATAGCGTTTCGGCGCATGCAACTCTGGCCTGAACACCGACAGCAGCGCTCTGTCCTTGCTTTCGATCCCGGCCAGGTCGAGCAGGGTATCGCTCAGCCACTCCAGGCTGTAGGGCTTGTCGCGATTCGCCAGCGCCGCCTGGTACAAGTCCGGATACGCTTTCCTGGCCGCTGCGTTGAAATAGATGAAAAACGGGATTTCGATATGCCGGAAACTGTTTCTGCGTGAATCGTGGCTGGTACCCTCGAAAACTTCCTCGCCATGGTCGGCGAAATACAGGAATACCACCGGCATCTTGCGCTGCGCCACATCGTCGATCACGGCGCGCAGGTTTTTTGAAATGAAGGACATCGCCGAGTCATAACATTTGATCGACTCCATGCGCTCCCTCAAATCACCGACATACATGTCGCCAAACAGTGCCTTTTGCGGCAGGGGCGGCAGGATCTGTCCAGACACCCGCCATTCGTCGCGCGGGATGTTCTTGCAATAGTCGCCATGCCCGGCATAGGAATGCAGGAACATCATTTGCCGCGGCCGGTCCAGTTGCTCGGCCTGTTGCCGATAGGCTGCGATCAAGGCCCGGTCGGTTTTCCGGGTGCCATTGGAATAAGTTCGCTCCGCGCCATTCAAGACTTGCAGATGACGGGCATGCCGGCCGAACAATTCGGAATTCCAGTCCCAGCGCCCGACCAGGTTCTGGTTGGATATCCAGTGGGTTTCCATGTCAAATGCGCTCAACAAGGCGATGCTGTTGGCGCGATGTAAATCCTTGATCAGGCGAAACTGGTCGAGATAAGGCTCGCGGCTCAGGGTGAAGGCCCGGTAGAGCGACGGGAAGGTGTGGGAAAAGGAAGTCACCACATCGGTATAGAGGATCAGGTCCTGGCGTATTTCCTGGAGCGGATCGGGCAAGGAAGATGCCGGCGTATAAACCGGCAAGGTTTCCCGTGAAGTCGATTCGCCGATATACACCACGACATTGGGCGCATCGCGCTTTCTTTCCATCCCCAGCATGGCTTGTGCAGTGGACGCTTCCAGGCGGTCCCTGAAATAGTCGATCGGATGATAATTCGCTGCCATCTGATAAAAGAAATGGACGATCGTCAGCAGATAAATCACTGCGATGATTTTCAGCGCAATGCGGATATCGCCCAGCCCTGCCATGCCCATATTTTTTCGCAGCTGCGCGTACACGGGCACCAGCAACAGGGGA
This window harbors:
- a CDS encoding sulfatase-like hydrolase/transferase, whose amino-acid sequence is MMHVEMQLCNDVLQKKPKRLTVLRRYVKPWLDFLKKYFFTINAAGAALLIAVTSFLQGNLAYLHQFRFADPLIHVINKIDQIGFLVLVGILLLMVVSALGFHKPGRSKLMVFFFLMIFILTLVAKGKFDNMGTDSMAEIIHANSQESGDFIESYLSFIKLSTKEALVLFCPLLLVPVYAQLRKNMGMAGLGDIRIALKIIAVIYLLTIVHFFYQMAANYHPIDYFRDRLEASTAQAMLGMERKRDAPNVVVYIGESTSRETLPVYTPASSLPDPLQEIRQDLILYTDVVTSFSHTFPSLYRAFTLSREPYLDQFRLIKDLHRANSIALLSAFDMETHWISNQNLVGRWDWNSELFGRHARHLQVLNGAERTYSNGTRKTDRALIAAYRQQAEQLDRPRQMMFLHSYAGHGDYCKNIPRDEWRVSGQILPPLPQKALFGDMYVGDLRERMESIKCYDSAMSFISKNLRAVIDDVAQRKMPVVFLYFADHGEEVFEGTSHDSRRNSFRHIEIPFFIYFNAAARKAYPDLYQAALANRDKPYSLEWLSDTLLDLAGIESKDRALLSVFRPELHAPKRYALRRTDIRGNQFILAVDDEDASSRHALLNQGHDYFRKRRIYNAFPGADKNKFCAYRTNSLLKYREAASIFKCVEVDITIDANAGKLYAYRPPQKNNHLQLEDMLRFGPPLEGHMLLAISNPDNRNLGLLQARLERLFAPAQRARVVLEIPHFEGLDKAHLQRLANAGYQLFYALPADFGLDCAGNPQRADCQRFGRDILPSLAQAGVRGIAFDIDAYPFVASLPAASKLQYSIKDLSVRSRDDIDRAMLARSNTYSLPYRSAFDY